A genomic region of Desulfitibacter alkalitolerans DSM 16504 contains the following coding sequences:
- a CDS encoding cob(I)yrinic acid a,c-diamide adenosyltransferase, with amino-acid sequence MVQIYTKKGDMGLTSLLGGTVVAKDHMRVEAYGSIDEASSALSMAVNLTASDDLKNISRRIMKDLFIISAELAGNNQPAGTIPLDEEHVSWLEKNIDRLEALRPPQRGFVYPGATLASGAFDLARTIVRRAERRTISLAAAEYVNPIILKYLNRLSDMIYVMARVEEFNTLVGIITREVFRQMADDNGYVDKGLLEIAKKLAEASEQHAKKIGVPMVISVVDTGGNLVLSHRMDDALLVSIDIAANKAFTAVGVKLPTHKLTDLSQPGGALYGIQNTNNNRIVIFGGGYPLYSNGVLIGGLGISGGSVEEDMEVAEAAIKAVCPQN; translated from the coding sequence ATGGTTCAAATCTATACAAAAAAAGGTGATATGGGTTTAACCAGTTTGCTTGGAGGAACGGTGGTTGCAAAGGATCATATGAGGGTTGAAGCCTATGGTTCCATTGATGAAGCTAGCTCTGCCCTTAGCATGGCGGTAAACTTAACAGCTTCAGATGACTTGAAGAACATATCAAGAAGAATAATGAAAGATCTGTTTATAATCTCAGCAGAGCTGGCTGGTAATAATCAGCCTGCAGGCACAATTCCTCTTGATGAAGAACATGTCAGCTGGTTGGAAAAAAACATAGACAGACTTGAAGCACTAAGACCTCCGCAAAGGGGATTTGTATATCCGGGAGCAACACTAGCATCCGGGGCTTTTGATCTGGCAAGGACTATAGTCAGGCGGGCGGAAAGGCGCACCATAAGCCTTGCTGCAGCAGAATATGTTAACCCCATAATCTTAAAATATTTAAATAGACTTTCGGATATGATTTATGTCATGGCCAGGGTGGAAGAGTTTAACACATTGGTAGGCATTATTACTAGGGAGGTGTTTAGACAAATGGCAGATGATAATGGTTATGTGGATAAGGGTTTGCTTGAAATAGCAAAAAAACTTGCTGAAGCATCTGAGCAGCATGCAAAAAAGATTGGCGTGCCTATGGTTATAAGTGTTGTAGATACTGGAGGAAATCTGGTTTTGTCTCACAGAATGGACGATGCACTCCTGGTTAGTATAGACATTGCAGCTAATAAAGCCTTTACTGCTGTAGGTGTAAAACTTCCAACACATAAGCTTACTGATCTGTCCCAGCCGGGGGGTGCTCTTTATGGAATTCAAAACACAAATAACAACAGAATAGTAATCTTTGGAGGAGGTTATCCTCTGTATTCCAATGGAGTATTAATAGGTGGGCTGGGTATTTCGGGGGGAAGCGTGGAAGAGGATATGGAGGTTGCTGAGGCAGCAATAAAAGCTGTTTGCCCTCAAAACTAA
- a CDS encoding EutN/CcmL family microcompartment protein yields MYLAKIIGNVVATQKDQSLVGSKLLIVDPMEIIPDRQLPGPMIAVDTIGAGIGETVLIITGSSARKATGNNGVTDVAVVGIIDSIEVQKV; encoded by the coding sequence ATGTATTTAGCAAAAATAATTGGGAACGTTGTGGCTACTCAAAAGGACCAAAGTCTTGTTGGCTCCAAGTTATTAATTGTAGATCCAATGGAAATAATCCCAGACAGGCAGCTGCCAGGGCCCATGATTGCTGTAGACACCATAGGAGCTGGAATCGGAGAAACTGTTTTGATAATTACCGGCAGTTCAGCTCGCAAGGCAACGGGAAATAACGGGGTTACGGATGTTGCTGTTGTAGGAATAATTGATTCAATTGAAGTGCAAAAGGTATAA
- a CDS encoding flavoprotein encodes MDIDHLVKIIAREVINKINSQEKSHKANCLQKKNILAIYTGGSIGFEQSLRELAEMTDWANITIFLSHAASSIYPENEVFSRINPVEIIRNGIATSSFYGRLNDFDAVLIPVLTINTTAKLANGICDTGTTSLIIAALTRGIKVIAAKNAADVQDEERKRKARAPASTGIIKMAGDNLNRLESLGIVLVNISHLSKTLSYSSNKPQASYSMQHKKNIVASMDITPDVIDKGYLKVANNSIITPLALDMIKQHGIEVIYE; translated from the coding sequence ATGGATATAGACCATTTGGTTAAGATTATTGCTAGAGAAGTAATTAATAAAATAAACAGTCAAGAAAAGAGTCATAAGGCAAATTGCTTGCAGAAAAAAAACATACTGGCAATTTATACTGGTGGATCAATAGGCTTTGAGCAGAGCTTAAGGGAGCTTGCTGAAATGACAGATTGGGCAAATATCACGATTTTTTTGTCCCATGCTGCCTCCAGTATCTATCCGGAGAATGAGGTGTTCTCCAGAATTAATCCAGTAGAAATTATTAGGAATGGAATAGCCACAAGCAGCTTTTATGGAAGACTTAATGATTTTGATGCTGTTTTAATACCAGTGTTGACAATCAATACCACGGCCAAGCTGGCAAATGGTATATGTGATACTGGAACAACCAGTCTGATTATTGCTGCCTTAACCAGAGGAATTAAAGTGATTGCAGCAAAAAATGCCGCAGATGTTCAGGATGAAGAAAGAAAAAGAAAAGCAAGGGCACCCGCCAGTACTGGGATCATAAAAATGGCAGGTGACAATCTAAATAGATTAGAAAGCTTAGGAATAGTTTTGGTTAATATTTCGCACTTGTCAAAAACTCTTAGTTATTCCTCAAATAAACCTCAAGCTAGTTACAGTATGCAGCACAAGAAAAATATTGTTGCCAGCATGGACATTACCCCGGATGTAATAGATAAAGGATACTTGAAAGTGGCTAATAATTCAATAATTACCCCTCTGGCACTGGATATGATCAAACAGCATGGCATTGAGGTTATATATGAATAG
- the pduL gene encoding phosphate propanoyltransferase has product MDNKELTKLVVETVIDRLYFETIKDKHITNRLNLKIPIGVSLRHAHLSQKDIDVLFGKGYELQFRNELQPGQYAAKETITLLGPKNILANVRVLAPVRKVSQVEISQTDAFHLGITPPLRDSGQLTGSAGIVLVGPVGCLKLEEGVIKAARHIHFDTINAKKLGIKDGDRVRVIINGDRGLIFNNVLARVDDQYRLELHIDTDEANAAGVKTGDFALLYNSVKGSDFHGYRPFG; this is encoded by the coding sequence ATGGATAACAAAGAATTAACCAAATTAGTAGTAGAAACAGTAATAGATAGGCTCTATTTTGAAACTATTAAAGACAAACATATTACAAATAGGCTAAACCTGAAAATACCTATTGGTGTGTCCCTGCGTCATGCCCATCTAAGTCAAAAAGACATAGATGTTTTATTTGGAAAAGGTTATGAACTGCAGTTTCGTAATGAGCTGCAGCCGGGCCAATATGCAGCAAAGGAAACCATCACCTTGCTTGGTCCAAAAAACATTCTAGCTAATGTTCGAGTTTTAGCTCCTGTAAGAAAGGTATCCCAGGTAGAAATCTCTCAAACAGATGCATTTCATCTGGGCATTACACCCCCATTAAGAGACTCGGGGCAGCTGACAGGTTCCGCCGGTATTGTGCTGGTGGGACCTGTCGGATGCCTTAAACTAGAAGAAGGTGTTATCAAGGCAGCGAGGCATATTCATTTTGACACCATTAATGCTAAAAAACTGGGGATCAAGGATGGGGACAGGGTTAGGGTTATAATCAATGGTGATAGAGGACTTATTTTTAACAATGTGCTTGCTCGGGTAGATGACCAGTATCGTTTAGAACTTCATATTGATACGGATGAAGCCAATGCAGCAGGCGTGAAAACCGGGGACTTTGCACTATTGTATAACTCTGTGAAGGGAAGTGACTTTCATGGATATAGACCATTTGGTTAA
- the pduA gene encoding propanediol utilization microcompartment protein PduA, translated as MKGEALGMVETKGLVGAIEAADAMVKSANVTLIGYEKIGSGLVTVMVRGDVGAVKAATDSGAVASQKVGELVAVHVIPRPHADVEKMLPKL; from the coding sequence ATGAAGGGTGAAGCGCTAGGCATGGTCGAAACAAAAGGCCTGGTAGGTGCAATAGAAGCAGCTGATGCCATGGTTAAATCTGCAAACGTTACTCTCATTGGCTACGAAAAAATTGGGTCAGGTTTAGTTACTGTAATGGTAAGGGGAGATGTGGGAGCAGTAAAGGCTGCAACTGATTCAGGAGCCGTAGCTTCCCAGAAGGTTGGGGAGCTGGTGGCTGTGCATGTAATTCCAAGGCCTCATGCAGATGTGGAAAAAATGCTGCCAAAACTATAG
- a CDS encoding BMC domain-containing protein — protein MKTSIGLIETIGLAAAVEAADAATKAANVTLDGMELTKGGGMVVVKLIGDVGAIKAAVSAGGVAAARVSRVYAAHVIARPHEALDNMIASPENMTMNSVKKVQVQTKVLTTEQVQEIGEICNLCGDPCCSRKKGEPKINCIHNKEKENKEE, from the coding sequence TTGAAAACCTCAATTGGATTAATTGAAACCATAGGACTTGCTGCAGCTGTAGAAGCTGCAGATGCAGCGACAAAGGCTGCTAATGTAACCCTGGATGGCATGGAACTTACAAAGGGCGGAGGCATGGTTGTAGTGAAGCTGATAGGGGATGTAGGTGCTATAAAGGCGGCAGTATCAGCAGGAGGAGTGGCTGCAGCTAGAGTAAGCAGAGTATATGCAGCTCATGTAATAGCTAGACCCCATGAAGCTCTGGACAATATGATTGCTTCTCCAGAAAACATGACAATGAATTCTGTAAAAAAGGTTCAAGTTCAGACTAAAGTCTTAACAACTGAACAAGTTCAGGAAATAGGGGAGATTTGCAACCTTTGTGGTGATCCTTGCTGTTCAAGGAAAAAGGGAGAACCTAAAATAAACTGTATTCACAATAAGGAAAAAGAAAACAAGGAGGAATAG
- a CDS encoding glycerol dehydratase reactivase beta/small subunit family protein codes for MQLQQVWSCQLQMKSGECMLEKRMVKPHVCIAIDKNFDNKPLIREVTAGLEEEGIPYRIILSEGDAVTLAIEAAAVSHFEAGIGVGSDHSIAVSQNRQSFNKPLFYVSGTEGRLEIWRVIGSNAARMVKGIPFKELNQDFSKGNNVNCEFEDLVKAVAREVQKMLSYQQI; via the coding sequence ATGCAGTTGCAACAGGTTTGGTCCTGTCAGCTGCAGATGAAAAGTGGTGAATGTATGCTGGAAAAAAGAATGGTAAAACCACATGTCTGCATTGCTATTGATAAAAATTTTGATAATAAACCTTTAATCAGAGAGGTAACAGCCGGCCTTGAGGAAGAAGGCATACCCTACAGGATTATTTTGAGCGAGGGAGATGCTGTGACCCTGGCTATAGAAGCTGCTGCTGTGTCCCATTTTGAAGCAGGTATAGGAGTAGGCAGTGATCATAGTATTGCGGTAAGTCAGAACAGGCAAAGCTTTAATAAGCCGCTATTTTATGTATCTGGTACTGAGGGCAGATTAGAAATATGGCGAGTTATAGGCTCTAATGCAGCTCGCATGGTCAAGGGAATCCCCTTTAAAGAGCTAAATCAGGATTTTTCCAAGGGTAATAATGTAAATTGTGAGTTTGAGGACCTAGTTAAAGCTGTTGCCAGGGAAGTACAAAAAATGTTGAGTTACCAGCAGATATAG
- a CDS encoding diol dehydratase reactivase subunit alpha — protein sequence MAVIAGVDIGNSTTEVCLAKITEKGSIEFLAASIEKTTGIKGTTENIPGVVLALTAALNKANMKITDIDVIRINEATPVIGDLAMETISETIITESTMIGHNPSTPGGIGIGRGVTTLITELSEKKPEEPVICIIPEGFDYEDAANIINEQTRRGLKIQGVVVKRDDAVLIANRLTEKIPIIDEVDSIEKVPMGMQAAVEVAPQGKTITTLSNPYGIATIFDLSPEETKMVVPIARALIGNRSAVVIKTPLGDVKEKKIPVGSIVLQGERLNETINIEDGSKAIMDAVARVTPLVNVYGEPGTNVGGMLERVRSVMSTLTSQNLSEMKIQDILAVDTLVPQRVKGGLAGEFSAESAVALAAMVKTNRLPMEELARRLTAELGIKTVIAGVEAGMALLGALTTPGTTKPLAILDIGGGSSDAAIINADGKISSIHLAGAGDMVTMLINSSLGLDNLNLSEEIKKFPLGKVESLFHIRLEDQTVRFFEEPLAPEFFARVVIIRGEDDFVPIPGNHTLDKIRNLRRSAKEKVFLKNTIRALKQISPTGNLRHIEYVVLVGGSALDFEIPEIISDGLADYGIVCGQGNIRGTEGPRNAVATGLVLSAADEKW from the coding sequence CAGCCTCCATTGAAAAGACAACGGGTATTAAAGGTACCACAGAAAATATTCCTGGAGTTGTCCTTGCACTAACTGCAGCCCTGAATAAGGCTAACATGAAAATTACTGATATAGATGTAATAAGAATAAATGAGGCTACACCGGTAATTGGCGATTTGGCCATGGAAACCATTTCAGAAACCATTATTACTGAATCAACCATGATTGGACACAATCCATCAACTCCGGGCGGAATAGGTATCGGCAGGGGCGTAACTACTCTAATAACAGAGCTTTCCGAAAAGAAACCTGAAGAACCTGTAATTTGCATTATACCAGAGGGTTTTGATTATGAGGATGCTGCCAATATCATTAATGAGCAGACAAGACGCGGGTTAAAAATACAAGGCGTAGTAGTTAAAAGAGATGACGCAGTTTTAATTGCCAATAGACTAACAGAAAAAATTCCCATCATAGATGAGGTTGATAGTATAGAAAAAGTCCCCATGGGTATGCAGGCAGCTGTTGAGGTTGCTCCTCAAGGTAAAACAATTACTACATTATCCAATCCCTATGGGATTGCAACTATATTTGATTTATCTCCTGAGGAAACAAAAATGGTGGTACCGATTGCCAGGGCATTGATTGGAAACAGGTCGGCTGTAGTTATTAAAACCCCCCTGGGGGATGTTAAGGAAAAGAAAATTCCAGTAGGATCCATTGTCTTACAGGGTGAGAGGCTAAATGAAACAATAAACATAGAAGATGGCAGTAAGGCAATTATGGACGCTGTAGCTAGAGTTACACCCCTTGTTAACGTATATGGTGAACCGGGCACAAATGTAGGAGGTATGCTGGAAAGGGTGCGTTCAGTTATGAGCACCCTGACCTCTCAGAATCTCTCAGAAATGAAAATCCAGGATATCCTTGCTGTGGATACCTTGGTGCCCCAGCGGGTTAAGGGGGGCCTTGCAGGAGAATTTTCAGCTGAAAGTGCTGTTGCCCTGGCAGCCATGGTCAAGACCAACCGTCTTCCTATGGAAGAGCTGGCAAGGCGGCTGACAGCAGAGCTGGGCATCAAAACTGTTATAGCTGGAGTGGAGGCTGGCATGGCTCTATTAGGTGCCCTTACTACCCCAGGAACCACAAAACCCCTTGCCATTTTAGATATAGGAGGTGGAAGCTCTGACGCTGCAATTATTAATGCTGACGGAAAAATCAGTTCAATTCACCTTGCAGGTGCGGGAGATATGGTAACCATGCTCATTAACTCTAGTCTAGGTTTGGACAATTTAAATCTTTCAGAAGAAATAAAGAAATTTCCTCTGGGAAAGGTTGAAAGTCTGTTTCATATTAGATTAGAGGATCAGACAGTAAGGTTTTTTGAAGAGCCTTTGGCGCCAGAGTTTTTCGCAAGGGTAGTCATAATAAGAGGTGAAGATGACTTTGTGCCCATCCCAGGCAATCATACACTAGATAAAATCAGAAACCTTAGAAGGTCCGCCAAGGAGAAGGTGTTTTTAAAGAATACTATTCGTGCCCTAAAACAAATATCACCTACCGGTAATCTCAGGCATATTGAATATGTGGTTCTGGTGGGAGGCTCTGCCCTGGATTTTGAGATACCAGAGATCATATCCGACGGTCTTGCTGATTACGGCATTGTATGCGGTCAAGGAAACATCAGGGGGACAGAGGGACCCAGAAATGCAGTTGCAACAGGTTTGGTCCTGTCAGCTGCAGATGAAAAGTGGTGA